A genomic window from Gossypium hirsutum isolate 1008001.06 chromosome D12, Gossypium_hirsutum_v2.1, whole genome shotgun sequence includes:
- the LOC107945909 gene encoding ORM1-like protein 1 yields the protein MANLYVKAVPPADLNRNTEWFMYPGVWTTYILFLFFSWLLVLSIFGCSPGMAWTIVNLAHFLVTYHFFHWKKGTPFADDQGIYNGLTWWEQIDNGKQLTRNRKFLTVVPVVLYLIASHTTDYQHPMLFLNTLAVIILVVAKFPNMHKVRIFGINADK from the exons atGGCGAATCTATATGTGAAGGCGGTACCACCGGCTGATCTGAACCGGAACACCGAGTGGTTCATGTACCCAGGTGTATGGACTACTTATATTCTATTCCTCTTTTTCTCTTGGCTCCTTGTTCTTTCCATCTTTGGTTGTTCTCCTGGCATGGCTTGGACCATCGTTAATCTCGCTCACTTCCTT GTTACTTACCACTTCTTTCACTGGAAGAAGGGAACCCCGTTTGCTGATGATCAAGGAATTTACAATGGCTTGACTTGGTGGGAGCAGATAGACAATGGAAAGCAGCTAACACGCAACAGAAAGTTTTTAACCGTTGTACCTGTTGTGCT ATACCTGATAGCTTCGCATACAACAGACTACCAACATCCTATGCTCTTTCTGAACACGCTTGCAGTGATCATCCTCGTCGTTGCCAAGTTCCCAAACATGCACAAGGTCCGGATCTTCGGAATCAATGCAGACAAGTGA
- the LOC121224126 gene encoding bifunctional fucokinase/fucose pyrophosphorylase — MDPNRQTVLPRTKRKPDITTVLRKSWYHLRLSVRHPSRVPTWDAIVLTAASPEQAQLYDWQLRRAKRMGRIAPSTITLAVPDPEGQRIGSGAATLNAIHALTKHTELVVNGGDGAVGLMGKKHILLLHAGGDSKRVPWANPMGKVFLPLPFLAADNPDGPVPLLFDHILAIASCARQAFKNEGGIFTMTGDVLPCFDASTLILPPDSSTIITVPITLDIAANHGVIVALKSEIFDESYTVSLVDNLLQKPSVDELVKNQAILDDGRALLDTGIIAVRGNAWVELVKLACSCQPLISELLKSKKEMSLYEDLVAAWVPTKHDWLQHRPLGEALVNKLGKQRMFSYCAYDFLFLHFGTSSEVLDHLSASDSALVGRRHLCSIPATTVSDIAASSVVLSCKIADGVSIGEDSLIYDSNISSGIQIGSQSIVVGMNVPKDNDNMAGNSIKFMLPDRHCLWEVPLVGCTERVIVFCGIHDNPKNPLKKDGTFCGKPWEKVMHDLGIEENNLWSSSSSQEKCLWNAKLFPILSYFEMLRVGMWLMGLSDGKNLHYLPLWRNSPRVSLEELHRSIDFSKMCTGSSNHQADLAAGIAKACINYGMLGRDLSQLCEEILQKETSGVEICKDFLALCPKLIEQNSKILPKSRAYQVQVDLLRACGEETKAYQLEHEVWASVADETALAVRYGFGEHLLESSGSKSTLAFRNNNHVSSMDKPFCPKTVKVELPVRVDFVGGWSDTPPWSLERAGCVLNMAVSLEGSLPIGTIVETTNSNGVLIIDDSGKELHIKELTSIAPPFDGDDPFRLVKSALLVTGSIHENILVSNGLRIRTWANVPRGSGLGTSSILAAAVVKGLLQIIDGDDGNENVARLVLVLEQLMGTGGGWQDQIGGLYPGIKYTRSYPGIPLRLQVFPLVASSQLISKLQERLLVVFTGQVRLAHQVLQKVVLRYLRRDNLLVSSIKRLTELAKIGREALMNCDVDKLGEIMLEAWRLHQELDPYCSNEYVDKLFAFADPYCSGYKLVGAGGGGFALLLAKNATCAKELRSMLGKNPEFDSVIYNWTIY; from the exons ATGGATCCGAACCGACAAACAGTATTACCCAGAACCAAACGGAAACCCGACATAACCACCGTCCTTCGTAAATCATGGTACCATTTAAGGTTGTCGGTGCGTCACCCATCTCGGGTTCCAACATGGGATGCCATCGTTTTAACAGCTGCCAGTCCCGAACAAGCTCAACTCTACGATTGGCAACTCAGACGGGCTAAGCGAATGGGTCGGATTGCTCCTTCTACTATTACCCTCGCCGTACCCGACCCAGAAGGTCAACGGATCGGATCCGGTGCTGCCACACTCAATGCTATTCACGCCCTCACTAAACATACAGAGCTAGTCGTTAACGGAGGAGATGGTGCTGTTGGTTTAATGGGTAAAAAGCATATTTTATTACTTCATGCTGGTGGGGATTCTAAAAGGGTTCCATGGGCTAATCCGATGGGTAAAGTCTTTTTACCACTCCCTTTTTTAGCTGCCGATAACCCTGACGGTCCGGTACCGTTGTTATTCGATCATATTCTTGCAATTGCTTCTTGTGCTCGACAAgctttcaaaaatgaag GTGGAATATTTACTATGACTGGTGATGTACTTCCATGTTTTGATGCCTCTACTTTGATTCTTCCACCCGATTCGTCGACCATTATTACCGTGCCTATAACGCTCGATATAGCTGCTAACCATGGTGTCATTGTGGCGTTAAAATCCGAGATTTTTGATGAAAGTTACACGGTTAGTTTAGTGGATAATTTACTTCAGAAACCTAGTGTAGATGAGCTTGTTAAGAATCAGGCGATCCTGGATGACGGTAGAGCATTGCTAGATACTGGGATTATAGCTGTTAGAGGCAATGCATGGGTGGAGCTTGTTAAGCTTGCTTGTTCTTGTCAACCGTTGATTTCCGAGCTTTTGAAAAGCAAAAAAGAG ATGAGTTTGTATGAAGATCTTGTGGCAGCTTGGGTACCTACGAAGCATGATTGGTTACAACATCGCCCTTTGGGTGAAGCATTGGTCAACAAATTGGGAAAACAAAGGATGTTCAGCTACTGTGCTT ATGATTTTTTGTTTTTACATTTTGGAACTTCGAGCGAAGTTTTGGATCACCTTAGTGCATCTGATTCAGCGCTTGTAGGCCGAAGACACTTATGTTCTATTCCAgcaaccactgtttctgacattGCAGCATCTTCCGTTGTTCTGTCTTGTAAAATTGCTGATGGTGTCTCGATTGGTGAAGATTCTCTAATATACGACTCGAACATATCAAGTGGAATCCAGATTGGTTCCCAGTCTATAGTTGTTGGTATGAATGTTCCAAAGGACAATGATAATATGGCAGGTAATTCCATAAAGTTCATGCTTCCAGACCGCCATTGTCTTTGGGAAGTTCCTTTGGTAGGATGTACTGAAAGAGTGATTGTATTTTGTGGTATCCATGATAACCCGAAAAACCCTCTTAAAAAGGATGGAACCTTTTGTGGGAAACCTTGGGAGAAGGTCATGCACGATTTAGGTATCGAGGAAAACAATCTATGGAGCTCCAGTAGCAGTCAAGAAAAGTGCTTGTGGAATGCAAAATTATTTCCCATTCTTTCGTACTTTGAGATGCTTCGAGTGGGAATGTGGTTGATGGGTTTGAGTGATGGAAAAAACCTACACTATCTTCCCTTGTGGAGAAACTCACCTCGAGTCAGTCTCGAGGAGTTGCATAGATCGATTGACTTCTCAAAAATGTGCACTGGATCCAGTAATCATCAAGCGGATCTCGCAGCTGGAATTGCTAAGGCTTGCATTAACTACGGCATGCTTGGGCGCGATTTATCTCAGTTGTGTGaagaaattttacaaaaagaGACTTCTGGTGTCGAAATATGTAAGGACTTCCTAGCCCTTTGTCCCAAACTTATCGAGCAAAATTCTAAGATTCTTCCCAAAAGCCGAGCATATCAGGTGCAAGTTGATCTTCTTCGAGCATGCGGAGAGGAAACAAAAGCTTATCAGTTAGAACATGAAGTATGGGCTTCAGTTGCTGATGAAACTGCATTAGCCGTTAGATATGGTTTTGGAG AACATCTCTTGGAGTCCTCTGGCAGCAAGTCTACTCTGGCCTTCAGGAACAATAACCATGTTAGCTCCATGGACAAGCCTTTTTGTCCAAAAACAGTGAAAGTCGAGCTACCGGTTCGAGTAGACTTTGTTGGCGGCTGGAGCGATACACCTCCGTGGAGCTTAGAACGTGCTGGTTGTGTTCTTAATATGGCAGTGAGCTTGGAAGGTTCTCTTCCGATTGGCACTATAGTAGAGACGACAAATTCAAATGGAGTCTTGATTATCGATGATTCTGGAAAAGAGCTACATATTAAAGAGCTTACTTCAATCGCTCCTCCCTTTGATGGTGATGATCCTTTTAGGCTTGTGAAATCTGCACTGCTGGTAACCGGAAGTATTCATGAAAACATTCTAGTATCAAATGGCTTGCGAATAAGGACATGGGCTAACGTACCTCGGGGCAGTGGGTTAGGAACTTCTAGCATCTTAGCTGCTGCCGTTGTGAAAGGACTTCTACAGATCATTGACGGTGATGACGGCAACGAAAATGTTGCCAGGCTTGTTTTGGTACTAGAGCAGCTCATGGGAACAGGCGGTGGTTGGCAGGATCAGATCGGAGGTTTATATCCCGGAATCAAATATACAAGAAGTTACCCTGGAATACCATTGCGTCTCCAAGTCTTCCCTCTTGTGGCATCTTctcaattgatttcaaaattgcAGGAACGGTTGCTTGTCGTATTTACCGGTCAA GTTCGACTAGCACATCAAGTCCTACAAAAGGTAGTCCTCCGGTATCTCCGACGAGACAACCTTCTCGTATCCAGCATCAAACGACTCACTGAATTAGCTAAGATCGGTAGGGAAGCTTTGATGAACTGTGACGTCGATAAACTAGGGGAAATCATGTTGGAGGCTTGGAGGTTGCATCAAGAACTCGATCCATACTGCAGCAACGAATATGTCGATAAACTGTTTGCATTTGCCGACCCGTACTGCTCTGGCTACAAGCTTGTGGGAGCAGGTGGTGGGGGCTTTGCCTTATTACTCGCCAAAAATGCCACATGCGCCAAAGAATTAAGAAGCATGTTAGGGAAAAACCCAGAATTTGATTCAGTAATCTACAATTGGACCatctattaa
- the LOC107945908 gene encoding calcium-binding protein KIC produces the protein MENKGRTTTKNEYEDLLPVMAEKLDVEAFVSELCGGFRLLADEDRGLITAESLKKNSALLGMEGMSEEEAWDMVKEGDLDGDGALNQTEFCILMVRLSPGMMEDAETWLEKAIDQELRKKTSA, from the coding sequence ATGGAAAACAAGGGAAGAACAACGACGAAGAACGAGTATGAAGATTTGTTACCTGTGATGGCCGAAAAGCTTGACGTGGAAGCGTTTGTTTCCGAGTTATGCGGTGGGTTTCGTCTACTAGCAGATGAAGATCGAGGGTTGATAACAGCCGAGAGTTTGAAGAAGAACTCTGCACTTTTAGGTATGGAAGGGATGAGCGAAGAAGAAGCTTGGGATATGGTTAAAGAAGGTGATCTTGATGGAGATGGCGCATTGAACCAGACCGAGTTCTGTATCCTTATGGTTAGGCTTAGCCCCGGAATGATGGAAGATGCCGAGACGTGGCTGGAGAAAGCGATTGATCAAGAGTTAAGGAAAAAAACCTCAGCTTGA
- the LOC107945907 gene encoding serine/arginine-rich splicing factor RS31 isoform X2 translates to MQRFYILMCISPFLHMYAGFAFVYYEDERDAEDAIRELDNIPFGYDRRRLSVEWAKGERGRRVDGSRSVTNHRPTKTLFVINFDPIRTRERDILRHFEPYGKVLHVRIRRNFAFVQFATQDDATKALEATQRSKLLDRVVSVEYALRDDDERDNRSDSPKRGGYDRRGDSPYGRSRSPVYHRRQSPDYGRARSPVYERYNGPVYDRRKSPDYGRHRSPEYGRYRSRSPVRRSRT, encoded by the exons ATGCAACGCTTCTACATCCTTATGTGCATCAGCCCCTTCCTTCACATGTATGCAG GATTTGCCTTTGTTTATTACGAGGATGAACGTGATGCTGAAGATGCTATTCGTGAACTTGATAATATTCCTTTTGGTTATGACCGACGGCGACTGTCTGTGGAGTGGGCTAAG GGTGAACGTGGTCGACGTGTTGATGGTTCTAGGTCAGTGACAAATCATAGACCCACCAAAACCTTGTTTGTTATCAACTTTGATCCAATCCGTACTAGGGAACGAGATATTCTAAGGCACTTTGAGCCATATGGGAAGGTTCTTCATGTTCGCATTAGGCGAAACTTTGCGTTTGTTCAGTTTGCAACACAAGACGATGCTACCAAAGCTCTCGAGGCTACACAAAGGAG CAAGTTACTAGACAGAGTCGTGTCTGTTGAATATGCTTTAAGGGATGATGATGAGAGGGATAACAGATCTGATAGTCCTAAAAGAGGAGGTTACGATAGACGTGGAGATAGTCCATATGGGAGGTCCCGAAGTCCTGTGTACCATAGGCGACAAAGTCCTGATTATGGTAGAGCTCGTAGTCCTGTTTATGAACGCTATAATGGTCCTGTTTATGACAGACGCAAAAGTCCTGATTACGGGAGGCATAGGAGTCCTGAATATGGCAGATACCGCAG CCGATCACCTGTTCGAAGGTCCCGAACATAG
- the LOC107945907 gene encoding serine/arginine-rich splicing factor RS31 isoform X1: protein MRPVFVGNFEYETRQSELERLFSKYGRIERVDMKSGFAFVYYEDERDAEDAIRELDNIPFGYDRRRLSVEWAKGERGRRVDGSRSVTNHRPTKTLFVINFDPIRTRERDILRHFEPYGKVLHVRIRRNFAFVQFATQDDATKALEATQRSKLLDRVVSVEYALRDDDERDNRSDSPKRGGYDRRGDSPYGRSRSPVYHRRQSPDYGRARSPVYERYNGPVYDRRKSPDYGRHRSPEYGRYRSRSPVRRSRT, encoded by the exons ATGAGGCCTGTGTTTGTGGGGAACTTCGAGTACGAGACTCGGCAATCAGAGCTGGAGCGTTTGTTTTCAAAATACGGGAGGATCGAACGGGTTGATATGAAATCTG GATTTGCCTTTGTTTATTACGAGGATGAACGTGATGCTGAAGATGCTATTCGTGAACTTGATAATATTCCTTTTGGTTATGACCGACGGCGACTGTCTGTGGAGTGGGCTAAG GGTGAACGTGGTCGACGTGTTGATGGTTCTAGGTCAGTGACAAATCATAGACCCACCAAAACCTTGTTTGTTATCAACTTTGATCCAATCCGTACTAGGGAACGAGATATTCTAAGGCACTTTGAGCCATATGGGAAGGTTCTTCATGTTCGCATTAGGCGAAACTTTGCGTTTGTTCAGTTTGCAACACAAGACGATGCTACCAAAGCTCTCGAGGCTACACAAAGGAG CAAGTTACTAGACAGAGTCGTGTCTGTTGAATATGCTTTAAGGGATGATGATGAGAGGGATAACAGATCTGATAGTCCTAAAAGAGGAGGTTACGATAGACGTGGAGATAGTCCATATGGGAGGTCCCGAAGTCCTGTGTACCATAGGCGACAAAGTCCTGATTATGGTAGAGCTCGTAGTCCTGTTTATGAACGCTATAATGGTCCTGTTTATGACAGACGCAAAAGTCCTGATTACGGGAGGCATAGGAGTCCTGAATATGGCAGATACCGCAG CCGATCACCTGTTCGAAGGTCCCGAACATAG
- the LOC107945904 gene encoding pentatricopeptide repeat-containing protein At5g08510, which translates to MNQLKQSLASTLKNGLQQHQTQLLIIQFLRFPNIPYAHNLFDLLPNKTVFLYNKLIQAYSSVNQSHQCLTLYSQMCFNNCSPNQHSFIFLFPACASLSSLSHGQILHTHLLKSGFGLDCYALTALLDMYAKLRVLKFARQVFDEMRVRNVPTWNALISGYSRCGDMKEALELFKPMPQKNVVSWTSMISGYSQNGQFSSALDMFLRMEKESRVKPNRVTIASVLPACANLGALEIGERIEAYARENGLFEDLYVSNTILEMHARCGKIEVAKRVFDEIGKRRNSCSWNSMIMALALHGKSIEALEHYEQMLHEGTAPDNVTFVGVLLACTHGGLVTKGRELFESMAKNYNINPKLEHYGCMVDLLGRAGALQEAYDLIKTMPMKPDAVVWGALLGACSFHKNVKLAEKAAQPLFRLEPWNAGNCVILSNIYASRGQWDGVAKLRKMMKGGQITKAAGYSFIEEGGEMHKFLVEDKSHPRCDEIYETLHRISIVMKLQNKLIDFRSELTV; encoded by the exons ATGAACCAGCTGAAACAATCCCTAGCTTCCACTCTTAAAAATGGCCTGCAACAACACCAAACTCAGCTTCTCATCATTCAATTCCTCCGATTCCCAAACATTCCATATGCCCACAACCTTTTCGATCTCCTTCCAAACAAAACTGTCTTCCTCTACAACAAGCTCATCCAAGCTTACTCCTCAGTTAACCAATCCCATCAATGCCTCACTCTCTACTCCCAAATGTGCTTCAACAACTGTTCCCCCAACCAGCATTCTTTCATCTTCCTTTTCCCTGCCTGTGCTTCACTTTCCTCCCTTTCCCATGGCCAAATCCTTCATACCCATCTTCTCAAATCTGGGTTTGGTCTTGATTGTTATGCTTTAACCGCTTTGCTCGATATGTATGCAAAACTTCGTGTGTTAAAGTTTGCTCGgcaagtgtttgatgaaatgcgTGTCAGAAATGTGCCTACTTGGAACGCTTTGATTTCTGGGTATTCTAGGTGTGGGGATATGAAGGAAGCTTTGGAATTGTTTAAACCAATGCCTCAGAAGAATGTGGTTTCTTGGACATCGATGATATCGGGTTACTCGCAGAACGGGCAGTTTTCGAGTGCGTTAGATATGTTTTTAAGGATGGAGAAAGAGAGTAGAGTTAAACCGAATCGAGTGACCATTGCTAGTGTGCTTCCTGCTTGTGCAAATCTTGGAGCATTGGAGATTGGAGAAAGGATTGAAGCTTATGCAAGAGAGAATGGTTTGTTTGAGGATTTGTATGTTAGCAATACTATCCTCGAAATGCATGCGAGGTGCGGTAAAATCGAAGTGGCGAAAAGGGTGTTTGATGAGATCGGGAAGAGGAGAAATTCGTGCTCTTGGAATTCAATGATCATGGCTTTAGCCCTTCATGGAAAATCGATCGAAGCTCTCGAGCATTACGAACAAATGCTG CATGAAGGAACTGCACCGGACAATGTCACATTCGTGGGAGTTCTCTTAGCATGCACGCATGGAGGATTGGTTACAAAAGGACGAGAACTTTTCGAATCAATGGCAAAAAACTACAACATCAATCCTAAATTGGAGCATTATGGATGCATGGTAGACCTCCTAGGTCGAGCTGGAGCATTGCAAGAAGCTTACGATCTTATAAAAACCATGCCTATGAAGCCCGATGCTGTGGTTTGGGGAGCTCTTTTAGGAGCTTGCAGCTTTCATAAAAATGTCAAACTCGCAGAAAAAGCGGCTCAGCCTCTCTTTCGGCTCGAACCATGGAATGCAGGAAACTGCGTTATTCTTTCTAATATATATGCATCGAGGGGGCAGTGGGACGGTGTTGCAAAGCTAAGGAAGATGATGAAAGGTGGCCAAATTACAAAGGCAGCTGGATATAGCTTCATTGAAGAGGGAGGTGAAATGCATAAGTTTCTCGTGGAGGATAAATCGCATCCGAGATGTGATGAAATATACGAAACCTTACATCGGATCTCGATAGTGATGAAGCTACAAAACAAATTAATTGACTTTCGGTCCGAGCTTACAGTTTGA
- the LOC107942891 gene encoding ATP synthase subunit delta, chloroplastic, producing the protein MDPLSSSVSSRLKPANFNSTPRQLHPLKPLNRPRYLPPPSPQRPLLFSTTKPTTISTSFTHKNLTALPIFPNPTSLLPSSSLHVHRTPATGYAAALLDTAQSTGSLHEVRRDVRKLSRLLQNSQIQALLNDPFLGDQEKGKAMKELAKKGKFNKHLFNLLKMMVEKNKLGIVSEVLEEFERVYDELIGTKQVWVSSEKMIGEDMLFKIAMKVQKLSGAVKVKVKNLVIDKLPKIPDFGLLYT; encoded by the coding sequence ATGGACCCTCTATCAAGCTCTGTTTCTTCACGCCTCAAGCCCGCGAACTTCAACTCAACACCTCGCCAATTGCACCCCTTAAAACCACTCAACAGACCGCGTTACCTCCCTCCACCGTCACCCCAACGTCCCCTGCTCTTCTCCACCACCAAACCAACCACCATCTCCACCTCTTTCACCCACAAAAACCTCACCGCTCTTCCTATCTTCCCCAACCCCACCTCACTTCTCCCTTCATCATCCCTTCATGTCCATCGAACCCCTGCCACCGGCTACGCCGCAGCTCTATTAGACACAGCTCAATCCACCGGTTCACTTCACGAAGTCCGACGAGACGTACGAAAGCTCTCGAGACTACTCCAAAACAGTCAAATTCAAGCTTTGTTGAATGACCCGTTTTTGGGTGATCAAGAGAAGGGAAAAGCAATGAAGGAATTGGCTAAAAAAGGGAAGTTTAACAAGCATCTTTTTAACTTGTTAAAGATGATGGTTGAGAAGAACAAGTTGGGGATTGTAAGTGAAGTGTTGGAAGAGTTCGAGAGGGTTTACGATGAGTTGATTGGAACTAAACAGGTTTGGGTTTCGTCGGAGAAGATGATTGGGGAAGACATGTTGTTTAAAATTGCTATGAAGGTTCAAAAGCTTAGTGGTGCTGTTAAAGTTAAGGTCAAGAACTTGGTTATTGATAAGCTACCCAAAATACCAGACTTTGGCTTGCTCTATACTTAA
- the LOC107942883 gene encoding protein TILLER ANGLE CONTROL 1-like — translation MKAPNVKNTDDAIVIEQVALVDVLDGILTIGTLGFDPLESGGQKDYENDDEHGEEPRCFEDGVGNNDDGDVHFDDGNEKVNRLMFGALDHGFKDEAMPVCEIKCQSGNQRRTTLAELFSTDSPSGLEMELNCGKKAIVGTKQGVFLATKLVPQVEEGSGPIRMLHKMMRRMLKRKIHPEVEGKRG, via the exons ATGAAG GCTCCAAATGTTAAGAATACCGATGATGCCATTGTAATCGAGCAAGTAGCTCTGGTTGATGTGCTTGATGGCATTCTAACAATTGGCACCCTCGGTTTCGACCCTTTGGAATCAGGTGGACAAAAAGATTACGAAAACGATGACGAGCACGGGGAAGAACCACGATGTTTCGAGGATGGTGTCGGCAATAACGATGATGGTGATGTTCATTTTGATGATGGTAATGAAAAAGTGAATCGGCTGATGTTCGGTGCTTTGGACCACGGTTTTAAGGACGAGGCAATGCCAGTTTGTGAAATTAAGTGCCAGTCTGGGAATCAGAGAAGAACCACATTGGCAGAGCTCTTCTCCACAGACTCGCCGAGCGGTCTTGAAATGGAACTGAATTGTGGCAAAAAAGCCATTGTTGGAACAAAGCAGGGCGTTTTTTTGGCTACGAAACTGGTTCCTCAAGTAGAAGAAGGTTCAGGTCCTATCAGAATGTTACACAAA ATGATGAGGAGAATGTTGAAAAGGAAGATCCATCCAGAGGTTGAAGGCAAAAGAGGGTAA